Proteins encoded by one window of Polaribacter haliotis:
- a CDS encoding GNAT family N-acetyltransferase, which produces MSFIIRKGEEKDVQSVFDLITELAVFEKEPEAVEITVEDLLKDGFSDKPRFNLFVAEEDSKIIGIALFYERYSTWKGKTIHLEDLIVTKNKQKIGAGKALYSAVLKYAHDNGFNRVAWEVIDWNTNAIDFYKSTGATYLNDWSVVQMNKENLSTYIQNN; this is translated from the coding sequence ATGAGTTTTATCATAAGAAAAGGTGAAGAAAAAGATGTACAATCTGTATTTGATTTAATTACAGAATTGGCAGTTTTCGAGAAAGAACCAGAAGCAGTAGAAATTACTGTAGAAGATTTATTGAAAGATGGTTTTTCGGATAAACCTAGATTCAATTTATTTGTTGCAGAAGAAGATTCTAAAATTATTGGAATTGCACTTTTTTATGAGCGTTATTCAACTTGGAAAGGAAAAACGATTCATTTAGAAGATTTAATTGTTACCAAAAACAAGCAGAAAATTGGTGCAGGAAAAGCATTGTATTCTGCAGTTTTAAAATATGCTCATGACAATGGTTTTAACAGAGTTGCATGGGAAGTTATCGATTGGAACACCAACGCAATTGATTTTTATAAAAGTACAGGAGCAACCTATTTAAACGATTGGTCTGTAGTACAAATGAACAAAGAAAATTTATCAACATATATTCAAAATAATTAA
- a CDS encoding aspartate kinase, whose product MKIFKFGGASVKDAASVKNVTNILQSEGTESTVVVISAMGKITNAFEEVIDAYYNKTDKLSEKLGVIEDFHKSLMSDLFDANDEIYKEIDILLGELSWFLARNTSQRYNYVYDQIICFGELLSTKIVSAYLTKIGVENNWFDVRNYVKTDSNYRDAKVNWELTQDIINAKLDASKLNITQGFIAANDTENTTTLGREGSDYTAGIFAYCLNAENVTIWKDVPGVLNADPRVFEDTTLLRQISYEEAIEMAFYGASVIHPKTLQPLERKEIPLLVRSFINPKEPGTRISKGSDLEPLIPCFIVKKDQILVSISALDFSFMVENNISYIFQKLHEYQLKVNLIQNSAISFSVCIDNKFKNFDAFYTDLKKEFKIEVQKGVDMFTVRHFDDKAIESIEEKGTSLLTQVNKETIQIVLATN is encoded by the coding sequence ATGAAGATTTTTAAATTTGGAGGAGCATCTGTAAAAGATGCGGCAAGCGTAAAAAATGTAACAAACATTTTACAAAGTGAAGGAACAGAAAGTACAGTAGTTGTAATTTCTGCAATGGGAAAAATTACCAATGCATTTGAGGAAGTTATTGATGCGTATTATAATAAGACTGATAAATTATCAGAAAAATTAGGCGTTATAGAAGATTTTCATAAAAGTTTAATGAGTGATTTGTTTGATGCGAATGATGAAATTTACAAAGAAATTGATATTCTTTTAGGCGAGTTAAGCTGGTTTTTGGCAAGAAATACATCACAAAGATATAACTATGTTTATGACCAAATTATATGTTTTGGAGAACTATTATCAACCAAAATAGTAAGTGCTTATTTAACTAAAATAGGTGTAGAGAATAATTGGTTCGATGTAAGAAATTATGTTAAAACGGATAGTAATTATAGAGATGCAAAGGTAAATTGGGAATTAACGCAAGACATTATCAATGCAAAATTAGATGCATCTAAATTAAATATTACTCAAGGTTTTATTGCTGCAAATGATACAGAAAATACCACAACATTAGGTAGAGAAGGTTCAGATTATACAGCAGGAATTTTTGCATATTGTTTAAATGCAGAAAATGTTACGATTTGGAAAGATGTTCCAGGAGTTTTAAATGCAGATCCAAGAGTTTTTGAAGACACCACTTTATTAAGACAAATTTCTTATGAAGAAGCAATTGAAATGGCATTTTATGGTGCTTCTGTAATTCACCCAAAAACATTACAACCATTAGAAAGAAAAGAAATTCCTTTATTGGTTCGTTCTTTTATAAACCCAAAAGAACCAGGAACAAGAATTTCTAAAGGATCGGATTTAGAACCATTAATTCCTTGTTTTATTGTAAAAAAAGACCAGATTTTGGTATCCATTTCTGCATTAGATTTTTCTTTTATGGTGGAAAACAACATCAGTTATATTTTTCAAAAATTACATGAATATCAATTAAAAGTAAATTTAATTCAGAATTCTGCGATTAGTTTTTCTGTTTGTATTGATAATAAATTCAAAAATTTCGATGCTTTTTACACCGATTTAAAAAAGGAGTTTAAAATTGAAGTTCAAAAAGGAGTAGATATGTTTACAGTTCGTCATTTCGACGACAAAGCCATTGAAAGTATAGAAGAAAAAGGAACATCTTTATTAACACAAGTAAATAAAGAAACAATTCAGATAGTTTTGGCAACAAATTAG
- a CDS encoding phage holin family protein gives MKTFLKILLTAVAVIVLANILPGISVAGYVSAIIVAVVISLLNMIVRPLLIFFTLPATIVTFGLFIFVINAIIILLADKLVDGFAVSGFWAALFFSILLSIFRSALFSLLKDDRKQLN, from the coding sequence ATGAAAACATTTTTAAAAATATTATTAACTGCAGTTGCAGTTATTGTTTTAGCTAATATTTTACCGGGAATTTCTGTTGCAGGTTATGTGTCAGCAATTATTGTAGCAGTAGTAATTTCGTTATTAAACATGATTGTAAGACCCTTATTAATATTCTTTACGTTACCAGCTACCATTGTTACGTTTGGCCTATTTATTTTTGTAATAAATGCAATTATAATTTTATTGGCAGATAAATTAGTAGACGGTTTTGCAGTTTCAGGATTCTGGGCAGCCTTATTCTTTAGTATTTTATTGTCCATATTTAGATCTGCTTTATTTTCGCTTTTAAAAGATGATAGAAAACAGTTGAATTAA
- a CDS encoding GNAT family N-acyltransferase, translated as MALVTSKEISQVIGLEKLGFLGTFVGWILLRILRISSINKIYENNKNKSDLNFLNGVLDDCNIKFEIPEEDLKRIPKEGAFITISNHPLGGIDGVLLLKLLIEKRTDFKIIANFLLHRVEPLKPYVMPVNPFETRKDAKSSVAGIKSALSHLKEGKPLGIFPAGEVSTYKDGKLKVDKPWEEGAVRLIKKANVPVIPIYFHAKNSRLFYFLSKISDTLRTAKLPSEVISQGGRVIKVRIGKPISVADQNEFKEIPAFYEFIRKKTYMLANPFEKAHKLISTQNIKIPKKPAKKITSQRNTSLFVKEINALREKEVRLLESKNYEVFFASAKDIPNLLHEIGRLREITFREVGEGTNKEIDLDKFDKYYHHLLLWDREANCLAGAYRMGLGKEIYKKYGINGFYIQTLFRIEPELHQMMSNTIEMGRAFIIGEYQQKPMPLFLLWKGIVHVTLRYPEYKYLMGGVSISNQFSDFSKSLMIEFMKSHYYDPYIAQYIYPKKEYKVKLKDGDKDFVFDATKADMQKFDKIIDEIEPGALRIPVLIKKYVKQNARLVAFNVDPKFNNAVDGLMYIKVADIPDSTVKPVMEEFQAELERKATELQNNKA; from the coding sequence ATGGCATTAGTTACATCTAAAGAAATTTCACAAGTAATTGGTTTAGAGAAACTTGGGTTTCTTGGTACTTTTGTTGGTTGGATTCTTTTACGAATTCTTCGAATTTCTTCTATCAATAAAATCTACGAAAACAATAAAAATAAATCGGACTTAAATTTCTTAAACGGTGTTTTAGACGATTGTAATATTAAGTTCGAAATTCCAGAGGAAGATTTAAAAAGAATTCCAAAAGAAGGAGCTTTTATAACGATTTCTAATCATCCATTAGGAGGAATAGATGGAGTTTTATTATTAAAATTGTTAATCGAAAAAAGAACAGATTTTAAAATAATTGCTAACTTTTTATTGCATAGAGTAGAGCCTTTAAAACCTTATGTAATGCCAGTAAATCCTTTTGAAACAAGAAAGGATGCAAAATCGAGTGTTGCAGGAATTAAAAGTGCATTATCACACTTAAAAGAAGGAAAACCATTGGGAATTTTCCCTGCAGGAGAAGTTTCAACATATAAAGACGGAAAATTAAAAGTAGATAAACCTTGGGAAGAAGGTGCAGTCCGTTTGATTAAAAAAGCAAATGTTCCTGTAATTCCTATTTATTTTCACGCTAAAAATAGCCGTTTATTTTATTTCTTATCTAAAATTTCTGATACTTTAAGAACAGCAAAATTACCTTCGGAAGTTATTTCGCAAGGTGGAAGAGTTATAAAAGTAAGAATAGGGAAACCAATTTCTGTTGCAGACCAAAATGAGTTTAAAGAGATTCCTGCTTTTTATGAATTCATTAGGAAGAAAACCTATATGTTGGCAAATCCCTTTGAGAAAGCACACAAATTAATCTCTACACAGAACATAAAAATTCCGAAGAAACCAGCCAAAAAAATTACCTCACAAAGAAACACAAGCTTATTTGTTAAAGAAATAAATGCTTTAAGAGAAAAAGAGGTTCGTTTATTAGAAAGTAAAAATTATGAAGTCTTTTTTGCAAGCGCAAAAGACATTCCTAATTTATTACACGAAATTGGTCGATTACGTGAAATTACGTTTAGAGAAGTTGGAGAAGGAACTAATAAAGAGATCGATTTAGATAAGTTCGATAAATATTATCACCATTTATTATTGTGGGACAGAGAAGCAAATTGTTTAGCTGGAGCATACAGAATGGGACTTGGAAAAGAGATTTATAAAAAGTACGGAATTAACGGTTTTTATATTCAAACGTTGTTTAGAATTGAGCCTGAATTGCACCAAATGATGTCCAATACCATAGAAATGGGACGTGCTTTTATCATTGGTGAATATCAGCAAAAACCAATGCCATTATTCTTGTTATGGAAAGGAATTGTACACGTGACTTTACGTTATCCTGAATATAAATATTTAATGGGTGGTGTTTCTATAAGTAATCAGTTTTCAGATTTTTCTAAATCTTTAATGATTGAGTTTATGAAATCTCACTATTACGATCCATACATTGCACAATACATTTATCCGAAGAAAGAATACAAAGTAAAATTAAAAGACGGAGATAAAGATTTTGTTTTTGACGCTACAAAAGCAGACATGCAAAAGTTCGATAAAATTATTGATGAAATTGAACCAGGAGCTTTAAGAATTCCGGTTTTAATTAAGAAATATGTCAAGCAAAATGCACGTTTGGTTGCTTTTAATGTAGATCCAAAATTTAACAATGCTGTAGATGGATTAATGTATATTAAAGTGGCAGACATTCCAGATAGTACTGTAAAACCTGTGATGGAAGAATTTCAAGCAGAGTTGGAAAGAAAAGCTACAGAATTGCAGAATAATAAAGCATAA
- the clpP gene encoding ATP-dependent Clp endopeptidase proteolytic subunit ClpP has protein sequence MDYGKEFEKYATKHHGISSTNYTKITSSLTPYIMEERQMNITQMDVFSRLMMDRIIFLGTGINDQVANIIQAQLLFLESVDANKDISIYINSPGGGVYAGLGIYDTMQFIKPDVATICTGMAASMGAVLMCAGEKGKRSALPHSRIMIHQPLGGAQGQASDIEITAREILKLKDELYAIIANHSGQTIEKVHNDSDRDYWLKASEAKEYGMIDEILARKK, from the coding sequence ATGGATTACGGAAAAGAGTTCGAAAAATACGCAACAAAACATCATGGAATTAGTAGTACTAATTATACAAAAATAACAAGTAGTTTAACGCCATATATTATGGAAGAACGTCAAATGAACATCACACAAATGGATGTTTTTTCACGTTTAATGATGGATAGAATTATTTTTTTAGGAACAGGAATTAACGACCAAGTTGCTAATATTATTCAAGCACAATTATTGTTTTTAGAAAGTGTAGATGCTAATAAAGACATTTCAATATATATCAATTCTCCAGGAGGAGGCGTGTATGCAGGTTTAGGAATTTATGACACAATGCAGTTCATAAAACCAGATGTAGCCACAATTTGTACAGGAATGGCAGCTTCTATGGGAGCCGTTTTAATGTGTGCAGGAGAAAAAGGAAAACGTTCTGCGTTGCCACATTCAAGAATAATGATTCACCAACCTTTAGGAGGTGCTCAAGGACAAGCTTCAGATATTGAGATTACTGCAAGAGAAATCTTAAAGTTAAAAGACGAATTGTATGCAATTATTGCAAACCATTCAGGACAAACAATAGAGAAAGTTCATAACGATTCCGATAGAGATTACTGGCTAAAAGCAAGTGAAGCTAAAGAATATGGAATGATTGATGAAATTTTAGCAAGAAAGAAGTAA
- the tig gene encoding trigger factor: MNITRENKDALNAVVKIDIVADDYQAKVDQLLTDYRKKADVPGFRKGHVPMGMIKKQYGKSIMIDEVNKLLQESLNKFITEEKIDILGNPLPRVQDDFNWDADKFSFEFELGLVPEFDVDLKSKKKVTKYKIIATKELLEEEVKNIQTRYGKMSPLEEVTKEANVTGTFVNEEKEINKKGTFLVSDLEGKKNEKKVVGAKVGDVIELETKKLFKDDHKLQHILGVAHEEIHDLDIKVTLTVEDITKTELADLDQELFDKLFPDGSVKTASELKDKIKEDAEKQFAQQGDQQLLNAVTEHLVENTKFDLPAEFLQKWLATAGEKPLSPEEAKAEFEKSEKGLRYQLIEGKVMKDNDIKLDYAELVDYAKGFIRTQMAQFGNMNPEEKELDDIAGRILQNQEEAQKLQSQLISQKLLAFYKENMSFKSKELSYEDFVKEVYK, translated from the coding sequence ATGAATATTACAAGAGAGAATAAAGATGCGTTAAACGCAGTTGTAAAGATTGATATTGTTGCAGACGATTATCAAGCAAAAGTAGACCAATTATTAACAGATTACCGTAAAAAGGCAGACGTTCCTGGTTTTAGAAAAGGGCACGTGCCAATGGGAATGATTAAAAAACAGTATGGTAAATCTATAATGATAGATGAGGTAAACAAGCTTTTACAAGAGTCTTTAAATAAATTTATTACAGAAGAAAAAATAGACATTTTAGGAAATCCGTTACCAAGAGTTCAAGACGATTTCAATTGGGATGCAGATAAATTTTCTTTTGAATTCGAATTAGGTTTAGTGCCAGAATTCGATGTAGATTTAAAATCTAAAAAGAAAGTTACTAAATATAAAATCATTGCTACTAAAGAATTATTAGAAGAAGAAGTTAAAAATATCCAAACTCGTTATGGAAAAATGTCTCCTTTAGAAGAAGTTACTAAAGAAGCAAACGTAACAGGTACTTTCGTAAACGAAGAAAAGGAAATCAATAAAAAAGGAACTTTTTTAGTAAGTGATTTAGAAGGTAAGAAAAACGAAAAGAAAGTTGTTGGTGCTAAAGTTGGCGATGTAATTGAGTTAGAAACGAAGAAATTATTCAAAGACGACCATAAATTACAACATATTTTAGGTGTTGCTCATGAAGAAATTCACGATTTAGACATCAAAGTAACTTTAACTGTTGAAGATATTACAAAAACTGAACTTGCAGATTTAGATCAAGAATTGTTCGATAAATTATTTCCTGATGGAAGTGTAAAAACAGCATCAGAATTAAAGGACAAGATTAAAGAAGATGCAGAAAAGCAATTTGCACAGCAAGGAGATCAACAATTATTAAATGCAGTTACAGAGCATTTAGTAGAAAATACAAAGTTCGATTTACCTGCAGAATTCTTGCAAAAATGGTTAGCAACTGCTGGTGAAAAACCATTATCTCCAGAAGAAGCAAAAGCTGAATTTGAAAAATCTGAAAAAGGTTTACGTTATCAATTAATCGAAGGAAAAGTGATGAAAGATAACGACATCAAATTAGATTATGCAGAATTGGTAGACTATGCAAAAGGATTTATCCGCACGCAAATGGCACAATTTGGGAATATGAATCCAGAAGAAAAAGAATTGGACGATATTGCTGGTAGAATTTTACAAAACCAAGAAGAAGCTCAAAAATTACAATCTCAATTAATTAGCCAGAAATTATTGGCTTTTTACAAAGAGAACATGAGCTTTAAATCGAAAGAACTTTCTTACGAAGATTTCGTAAAAGAAGTTTATAAATAA
- a CDS encoding beta strand repeat-containing protein has protein sequence MKKITSIIVILIAIITTTTSFGQLVTSSLDDGTDGTLRKEIADTPAGGTITFSSGLTPITLTMGELVIDKDLIITGTDTVTNTIDGNSNSRIFNITAGEVTLNNLTLSNGTADDGGAINITNATVFINSSVLTNNIANGTPGSGGAIFNGIGGVITVSNSDITSNTATRAGGGIEDQSGAGLGVILINVNLNSNTAGSTPGNGGGFHITGPGDANITGGTVNGNVATREGGGLWNGSGIMTVSNTTINGNDAQGGAADDGGGGIFNNGGTLNVQNGTTITNNTATGASGSGGGIMSTVGTVTIDGSTITTNTSNRAGGGIEIIEGTLNVTGTILNSNSTGSAPGNGGGLHITGAANSNITGGTANMNTAAREGGALWNGSGTMTVSGTIIDGNTASGAAADDGGGGIFNNGGTLIVQNTTTISNNTANGTSGSGGGIQNILGGTVTITDSNITGNTANRAGGGIEDNSTVTTGNLTLTNVTLNNNTTGSSPGNGGGLHITGPGNVAITGGTTNMNTAANEGGGLWNGSGTMTIVNHTINGNTASGNDATAPGAAGGGGIYNEGGTLNLSGTTSITNNIANGAQSTGGGILNAAGTLSANGITIMDNTSNRAGGGIETNGVGVVTLADVILNSNDTGVVTGAGAPGNGGGLHVSGNSSVNITGGTANMNTAANEGGGLWNGSGIMTIVDYTIDGNTASGNDVDVAGASGGGGIYNEGGTLDLSGNSSIKNNIANGAQSTGGGILNAAGILTANGITIMDNTSNRAGGGIETNNGGTITLTNVNLNSNDTGVITGAGAPGNGGGLHVSGNSVVNITGGTVNSNTAASEGGGLWNGTGTLTVNGTIIDANIANGSGSDNGGGGIYALNGGTVNLINGTTVSNNIANGTAGSGGGILVDADANFSATDSFISSNRANRAGGGIEIVAGTGTSSLLNTELNNNNAGVLPAVASPGNGGGLHISGMQDFSITGGTVNMNKAASEGGGLWNGTGIMIVDATTFNGNDAQGASADNGGGALFNNGGTLIVQNGAEITNNTATGASGSGGGIQNVDGGSVKVSDSEITSNTANRAGGGIEDNSTNGVGTITLINVGLNTNTVGTAPGNGGGLHITGPGNSTITNGTVNGNSAGQEGGGLWNGSGIMTIDGVTINANIALGNTANDGGAGVFNNGGTLNIINKTMVSNNMSTGTSASGGGLLSTAGSVTVTNSTFDSNSANRAGGAIELIDGTLTFTNSIMSNNDVDGTSGTAAPGNGGGFHVSGISGTITFDTSTISGNKAANEGGGLWNQNGTTMNVIASTINNNTADEGGGIYNNTGSITTVNRSTVSGNTGTTSGGGLTNNGASLDLNAVTIAFNISATGGGIDAVNNVSLTNTIVASNTATSGSDVSGILTSNDFNLVGIDDLNVFTPSSNDIEGMNADLGALQDNGGTTLTHALGDFSAAFDTGNSADIFVDQIGQSVFGASRDIGAYESQVTLSNEGFNLASSLSIYPNPTKGNFNITISNDISGEINMSIFSVKGNRVRNEKLRTGFNNINTNGMASGVYILNIKTKNSNVSQKLILR, from the coding sequence ATGAAAAAAATTACTTCAATAATTGTTATTCTAATAGCAATAATTACCACAACAACTTCATTTGGGCAGCTAGTTACGAGCTCTCTTGATGATGGAACAGACGGAACATTAAGAAAAGAAATTGCAGACACTCCTGCTGGAGGAACAATTACTTTCTCATCAGGACTTACACCAATTACTTTAACTATGGGAGAATTAGTTATTGATAAAGACCTTATAATAACTGGAACTGACACGGTTACAAATACAATTGACGGAAATTCAAATAGTCGTATATTTAATATAACTGCAGGAGAAGTTACTTTAAATAATCTTACATTATCAAATGGTACTGCAGATGATGGTGGAGCTATAAATATTACAAATGCTACAGTTTTTATTAATTCTTCTGTTTTAACAAATAATATTGCTAACGGAACACCTGGTTCAGGTGGAGCTATTTTCAATGGTATTGGTGGTGTAATAACTGTAAGTAATTCAGATATTACTTCAAACACAGCAACAAGAGCTGGTGGAGGAATTGAAGATCAGTCTGGAGCTGGTTTGGGTGTTATACTTATTAATGTAAACTTAAATTCTAATACAGCAGGTTCTACACCAGGTAATGGTGGTGGATTTCATATCACTGGTCCTGGAGATGCTAATATAACAGGAGGAACAGTTAATGGAAATGTTGCTACAAGAGAAGGTGGTGGGTTATGGAATGGTTCAGGAATAATGACAGTAAGTAATACGACTATAAATGGAAATGATGCTCAAGGAGGTGCAGCGGACGATGGAGGAGGAGGAATTTTCAATAATGGAGGAACATTAAACGTTCAAAATGGAACAACAATTACAAATAATACTGCAACAGGAGCATCTGGTTCTGGTGGTGGTATTATGTCCACAGTTGGTACTGTTACAATTGATGGATCGACTATTACGACTAATACTTCAAATAGAGCTGGTGGAGGAATTGAGATTATTGAAGGAACTTTAAATGTTACTGGAACAATTTTAAATTCTAACTCTACAGGTTCAGCTCCTGGAAATGGTGGTGGACTCCATATTACAGGTGCTGCAAATTCTAATATAACAGGAGGAACTGCTAATATGAATACTGCTGCACGTGAAGGTGGAGCATTATGGAATGGTTCTGGAACAATGACAGTTAGCGGAACAATTATTGATGGGAATACAGCAAGTGGAGCCGCGGCAGATGATGGTGGTGGTGGAATCTTTAATAATGGGGGTACTCTTATTGTACAAAACACAACAACTATAAGTAACAATACAGCGAATGGTACTTCAGGTTCTGGTGGAGGAATTCAAAATATTTTAGGAGGAACAGTAACAATTACTGATTCAAATATTACAGGAAATACAGCAAATCGTGCTGGAGGTGGAATTGAAGACAATTCAACAGTAACAACAGGAAATTTAACATTAACAAATGTAACTTTAAATAATAATACTACTGGATCATCACCTGGAAATGGTGGAGGTTTACATATAACTGGACCAGGAAACGTAGCTATTACTGGAGGAACTACTAATATGAACACTGCTGCAAACGAAGGTGGTGGGTTATGGAATGGTTCTGGAACAATGACAATTGTTAATCATACAATTAATGGAAATACAGCATCAGGAAACGACGCAACAGCTCCTGGAGCAGCTGGGGGTGGAGGGATTTATAATGAAGGAGGAACATTAAATTTATCAGGAACTACTTCAATTACAAATAATATTGCTAATGGTGCACAATCTACAGGTGGTGGAATTTTAAATGCAGCTGGAACATTAAGCGCAAATGGAATTACAATTATGGATAATACATCAAATAGAGCAGGTGGAGGAATCGAAACTAATGGTGTAGGTGTAGTAACACTTGCTGACGTAATCTTAAATTCTAATGATACAGGTGTTGTCACAGGAGCAGGAGCGCCTGGAAATGGTGGTGGTTTGCATGTAAGTGGAAATAGTTCTGTAAATATTACTGGAGGTACAGCAAATATGAATACAGCTGCCAATGAAGGAGGAGGATTATGGAATGGTTCTGGAATAATGACAATTGTAGATTATACAATAGATGGAAACACTGCATCTGGAAATGATGTAGATGTAGCAGGAGCATCTGGAGGTGGAGGGATCTATAATGAAGGTGGTACTTTAGATTTATCTGGAAATAGTTCAATTAAAAATAATATTGCTAATGGTGCACAATCTACAGGTGGTGGAATTTTAAATGCTGCTGGGATATTAACAGCAAATGGAATTACCATAATGGACAATACATCGAACAGAGCTGGTGGAGGAATTGAAACAAACAATGGAGGAACAATAACACTTACTAATGTAAATTTAAATTCTAATGATACGGGTGTTATTACAGGAGCAGGAGCGCCAGGAAATGGTGGAGGTTTGCATGTAAGTGGAAATAGTGTTGTTAACATTACTGGAGGAACTGTTAATTCTAATACTGCAGCATCTGAAGGTGGAGGTTTGTGGAACGGAACTGGCACTTTAACAGTAAATGGAACAATAATTGACGCTAACATAGCAAATGGGTCAGGATCAGATAATGGTGGTGGTGGAATTTATGCTCTTAATGGGGGAACCGTAAACCTTATAAATGGAACAACAGTTTCAAATAATATTGCAAATGGAACAGCAGGTTCTGGTGGTGGAATTTTAGTCGATGCAGATGCTAATTTTAGTGCAACAGACTCTTTTATTTCAAGTAATAGAGCGAATAGAGCTGGTGGTGGAATAGAAATTGTTGCTGGAACAGGAACATCTTCATTATTAAACACAGAATTAAATAATAACAATGCTGGTGTTTTACCTGCAGTTGCGTCTCCAGGAAATGGTGGTGGTTTGCACATTTCTGGTATGCAAGATTTTTCAATAACTGGAGGAACAGTAAACATGAACAAAGCAGCTTCTGAAGGTGGTGGATTATGGAATGGAACAGGAATTATGATAGTGGATGCTACTACTTTCAATGGAAATGATGCCCAAGGTGCTTCAGCCGATAATGGAGGTGGAGCATTGTTTAACAATGGAGGAACACTTATTGTACAAAATGGGGCAGAAATCACAAATAATACAGCAACTGGAGCTTCTGGTTCTGGTGGAGGTATTCAAAATGTAGATGGAGGTTCTGTTAAAGTTTCAGATTCTGAAATCACTTCAAACACTGCAAATAGAGCAGGTGGTGGTATTGAAGATAATTCTACAAATGGAGTAGGAACAATTACTTTAATTAATGTTGGTTTAAATACAAATACTGTTGGAACTGCTCCAGGAAATGGTGGGGGACTTCATATAACTGGTCCAGGTAATTCAACAATTACAAATGGAACAGTTAATGGTAATTCTGCTGGCCAAGAAGGTGGTGGATTATGGAATGGTTCTGGTATAATGACTATTGATGGAGTAACTATAAATGCAAATATTGCATTAGGTAATACCGCGAATGATGGTGGAGCTGGAGTTTTCAATAATGGAGGAACATTAAATATTATTAATAAAACGATGGTTTCTAATAACATGTCTACTGGAACATCTGCTTCAGGTGGTGGTTTATTAAGTACTGCAGGCAGTGTTACTGTAACAAATTCTACTTTCGATTCTAATTCTGCAAACAGAGCTGGTGGAGCAATTGAGTTAATAGATGGAACATTAACATTTACAAATTCTATAATGTCTAATAATGATGTTGATGGAACTTCAGGAACAGCTGCTCCAGGAAATGGTGGTGGATTTCATGTTTCAGGAATTAGTGGAACTATAACTTTTGATACAAGCACAATTTCTGGAAACAAAGCTGCAAATGAAGGTGGTGGTTTGTGGAATCAAAATGGTACTACAATGAACGTTATTGCATCAACAATTAATAATAATACTGCAGATGAAGGTGGAGGAATCTATAATAATACAGGTTCTATTACAACTGTTAATAGAAGTACAGTTTCTGGTAATACAGGAACAACTTCTGGTGGTGGTTTAACAAACAATGGTGCAAGTTTAGATTTAAATGCTGTAACTATTGCATTTAATATTTCTGCAACTGGTGGTGGAATTGATGCTGTTAATAATGTTTCATTAACAAATACAATTGTTGCAAGTAATACTGCAACTTCTGGTAGTGACGTTTCAGGAATATTAACCTCTAATGATTTTAATTTAGTAGGAATAGATGATTTAAATGTATTTACTCCATCTTCTAACGATATTGAAGGAATGAATGCAGATTTAGGCGCTTTACAAGATAATGGTGGTACAACTTTAACACATGCTTTAGGTGATTTTTCAGCTGCTTTTGATACTGGTAATTCTGCAGATATTTTTGTAGATCAAATTGGTCAATCTGTATTTGGTGCTTCAAGAGATATTGGTGCATACGAGTCTCAAGTAACTTTAAGTAACGAAGGTTTTAATTTAGCATCTTCATTAAGTATATATCCAAATCCTACCAAAGGAAATTTTAATATTACTATTTCAAATGATATTTCTGGCGAAATAAATATGTCAATTTTTTCTGTTAAAGGTAATAGAGTTCGAAACGAAAAATTACGTACGGGTTTTAATAATATTAATACTAATGGTATGGCTTCAGGAGTATATATTCTAAATATTAAAACAAAAAATAGTAATGTATCTCAGAAATTAATTTTGAGATAA